A genomic segment from Leptolyngbya boryana PCC 6306 encodes:
- a CDS encoding NADPH-dependent FMN reductase family protein, which produces MDLDISNAGYEHSQSKAVRGNPFCGLAIDEDNPSDLTDDRVQAWVTQLKTDFGI; this is translated from the coding sequence GTGGATTTGGATATTTCTAACGCAGGCTATGAGCATAGTCAATCGAAAGCGGTGAGAGGGAATCCGTTCTGCGGACTCGCAATCGATGAAGATAACCCATCCGATCTCACAGACGATCGCGTTCAAGCTTGGGTCACTCAACTGAAAACAGACTTTGGCATTTAG